The Bradysia coprophila strain Holo2 chromosome II, BU_Bcop_v1, whole genome shotgun sequence genome has a segment encoding these proteins:
- the LOC119068308 gene encoding S-phase kinase-associated protein 2, which produces METGNRANIDSDIESDGPLFKNRKRQKLSPSTRPQNENKYQMADGIPSLESTQTHKYVTTCESFIEEVANGFITNSIQNVLTESELDQCASKKAPIPDDSKCENIELYTHFEPQEGRPILNTSMMRFTNQSQPKGRSPLTVVGNQNSIPHTSQKKHLPTISSDESFYYYQRKVPQVSSGVDHFSRLSYEVILSVFQWLPKKALLRCALVSKRFNEAAADESLWGRLDLAGRNLNVGAMGRVLRRGCVVVRLAQTKIASPIFVDDDAKIVSFHKLQYLDLSMTTISQQSLVELFAKCVNLKKLSLEAIPINAAVCAGIGKNRQLEALNMTMCTGLDKYGIKNLLLELKSLENLNISWTSMNTECVDTLIKRAPRSLIRLNIAGCRKSLADNHIAELANQCPGLIELDVSDCVNLTSLCIEYLRKFRRLEFLSMSRCYNITPASYISLNETLPLLFLDIFGVLSDEAITLIQNKFPTVGINKFIHSAVARPTVGTRRTSIWGLRTRDG; this is translated from the exons ATGGAGACCGGCAATCGAGCCAATATTGACTCCGATATCGAGTCTGACGGACCATTATTTAAG AATAGGAAACGGCAGAAGTTGTCACCGTCGACCCGACcgcaaaacgaaaataaatatcaaatgGCAGATGGAATACCATCGCTTGAATCAACACAGACCCATAAGTACGTAACTACATGCGAGAGTTTTATCGAAGAAGTGGCCAACGGATTCATTACCAACTCCATACAAAATGTACTTACCGAATCGGAGCTCGATCAATGTGCCAGCAAAAAAGCACCAATACCAGACGATTCAAAGTGTGAAAACATTGAACTGTACACCCATTTCGAGCCACAAGAAGGTCGTCCCATATTGAACACATCCATGATGCGGTTCACGAATCAAAGCCAACCAAAAGGCAGAAGTCCTTTAACAGTCGTTGGGAATCAGAATTCCATCCCGCATACGTCCCAAAAGAAACACTTACCAACCATTTCATCCGACGAATCATTCTATTATTATCAACGGAAGGTGCCCCAGGTCAGCAGCGGTGTTGATCATTTCTCACGGCTTTCGTACGAAGTTATTCTGTCCGTGTTCCAATGGTTGCCGAAGAAGGCGTTGTTGCGGTGCGCTCTGGTTTCGAAACGATTCAATGAGGCTGCAGCCGACGAGTCGTTGTGGGGACGGTTAGACTTGGCCGgacgaaatttaaatgttGGCGCGATGGGAAGAGTTTTGAGGAGAGGCTGTGTAGTTGTACGATTGGCACAAacaaag ATTGCAAGTCCAATTTTCGTCGATGATGACGCTAAGATAGTATCGTTCCATAAACTGCAATACTTGGATCTAAGCATGACCACCATATCGCAACAATCATTGGTGGAGCTGTTCGCCAAATGTGTGAACCTTAAAAAACTCAGTCTAGAGGCGATTCCAATCAATGCGGCAGTCTGTGCCGGTATCGGTAAAAATCGACAACTGGAAGCATTAAATATGACTATGTGTACCGGACTGGACAAATATGgcataaaaaatttgttattagAATTGAAATC attggaaaatttgaacatttcaTGGACATCAATGAATACCGAATGCGTTGATACATTAATCAAACGAGCGCCGAGAAGTTTGATCCGTTTGAACATTGCCGGTTGCCGAAAATCATTGGCAGACAATC ATATTGCTGAGTTGGCAAATCAATGCCCGGGTCTAATTGAATTGGATGTCTCGGACTGCGTAAATTTAACATCCCTTTGCATTGAATACTTGAGAAAGTTTAGACGTTTGGAATTCTTGTCTATGTCACGGTGCTACAATATAACTCCGGCCTCATATAT ATCACTCAACGAAACGCTGCCTCTCTTATTTTTAGATATATTTGGTGTATTGTCCGATGAAGCCATAACACTCATCCAGAATAAATTCCCAACAGttggaataaataaattcattcacaGTGCCGTAGCTCGACCAACCGTTGGAACACGACGAACGTCAATTTGGGGGTTGAGAACCAGAGATGGATGA
- the LOC119068473 gene encoding ubiquitin-like domain-containing CTD phosphatase 1 produces the protein MEEVKEISIIVKWCGKEYVISDLIDSDTVAVLRHEIFKKINVRPERQKLLNLKYKGANATDDVKLGSLELKPNYKLMMVGSLESDIKEVESRPLDALDSLVVDDFEDTDEKKEVSIHNSEVYLSKVNKRIKDYQVKELNPPRPNKKLLVLDIDYTLFDHRSVAESAAELMRPFLHEFLTSAYQHYNIVIWSATGMIWIEEKMKMLGVATHPDYKIWFYLDSSAMISVYIPEKGVVDVKPLGVIWGKYADYSSKNTIMFDDIRRNFLMNPRSGLRIRPFRQAHSNRDTDRELFKLMKYLKKIAENCDDFDRLNHRNWETYEPK, from the exons ATGGAAGAGGTAAAGGAGATTTCCATTATCGTCAAATGGTGTGGCAAGGAATACGTTATCAGTGATTTGATCGATAGTGATACGGTCGCTGTTTTACGACACGAAAT cttcaaaaaaattaacgtCCGTCCCGAACGGCAGAAACTGTTGAACTTGAAATACAAAG GTGCTAATGCAACAGATGACGTTAAATTGGGTTCGCTTGAACTGAAGCCTAACTATAAACTGATGATGGTTGGCTCATTGGAATCTGATATCAAAGAAGTGGAGTCACGACCATTGGATGCATTAGATTCTTTGGTTGTTGATGATTTCGAGGACACTGATGAGAAGAAAGAAGTGTCCATTCATAACTCTGAG GTCTACTTGTCGAAGGTGAACAAGCGCATCAAAGACTACCAAGTAAAGGAGCTCAACCCACCGCGTCCGAATAAGAAACTCCTGGTGCTCGATATTGATTACACTTTATTTGATCACAGAAGTGTTGCTGAAAGTG CCGCCGAACTTATGCGTCCATTCCTACACGAATTTCTCACATCGGCCTACCAGCACTACAATATTGTCATCTGGTCGGCGACCGGAATGATTTGGATCgaagagaaaatgaaaatgctgGGCGTTGCCACACATCCCGATTATAAGATTTGGTTCTACTTGGACTCGAGTGCAATGATAAGCGTTTACATACCGGAAAAGGGTGTCGTCGACGTGAAACCCTTGGGCGTGATTTGGGGCAAATATGCGGATTACTCATCGAAAAACACGATTATGTTCGACGATATTCGTCGCAATTTTCTCATGAATCCTCGTAGCGGTCTGCGAATCCGACCGTTTCGGCAGGCACATTCGAACCGGGACACCGATCGTGAATTGtttaaattgatgaaatatttgaagaaaattgcgGAAAATTGTGATGATTTTGATCGATTGAATCATAGAAATTGGGAAACGTATGAACCGAAATAG
- the LOC119068455 gene encoding UPF0676 protein C1494.01-like → MFSDTIPQIDCSAIANDFKNLDVDKLYCVAQEFGTAMTGIGMCYLINHGLDMKKIERIYSVSNSFFNLPSEIKLKYRKKGSSNHGYSCPGDQSFTEKTFELKELWDISACYVYDNDKLPNAEIPAFQMAFDDIRSDLEHIVKVLLRCIEIYLNLERDSLISAHKNLGDRTVRTHTQMRSLYYGVINSEEQLPTNATRFGEHKDFGTLTFVIQDLVGGLEVKTSNGKWIQAVPVKNAILVNSGELLEYWTGGRFHAAPHRVRIDPENNRTNIPRQSFVYFVDPDGDTEIYPALPVLPQKENDLQHYNNKAIVAYVHTQDRIEASTVYSNLD, encoded by the exons ATGTTCTCGGACACAATCCCTCAGATTGATTGCTCTGCAATTGCTaacgatttcaaaaatttggacGTAGACAAACTGTATTGCGTAGCACAAGAATTTGGAACAGCGATGACGGGAATCGGAATGTGCTATCTGATTAACCATGGCTTGGACATGAAGAAG ATTGAACGAATTTATTCGGTGTCAAACAGCTTTTTCAATTTACCTTcggaaatcaaattgaaatatagaaaaaagGGCTCATCAAATCACGGATATAGCTGCCCAGGTGACCAAAG CTTCACCGAAAAAACTTTCGAGTTGAAAGAGCTGTGGGATATTTCTGCGTGCTACGTATACGATAACGATAAATTGCCGAATGCAGAAATACCAGCATTTCAAATGGCATTTGATGATATCAGAAGTGACTTGGAACACATTGTAAAAGTACTGTTGCGCTGcattgaaatatatttgaatttgGAAAGGGATTCTCTCATCTCGGCACACAAAAATCTGGGGGACCGAACCGTTAGAACTCATACACAAATGCGTTCTCTTTATTACGGTGTAATAAATTCGGAGGAACAGTTACCCACCAATGCTACAAGATTCGGAGAACATAAAGATTTTGGTACATTGACTTTTGTCATTCAAGATCTGGTTGGTGGACTTGAg GTGAAAACATCGAACGGCAAATGGATTCAGGCTGTTCCTGTAAAAAATGCCATTCTCGTCAATAGTGGTGAACTCCTCGAATACTGGACAGGCGGAAGATTTCACGCTGCA CCGCATAGAGTTAGAATCGATCCAGAGAATAATCGGACAAACATTCCTCGTCAGAGCTTTGTGTATTTTGTAGACCCGGACGGAGACACTGAAATATATCCAGCTCTACCAGTCTTaccacaaaaagaaaatgatttgcaacattacaacaacaaaGCCATTGTTGCCTACGTCCACACCCAGGACCGAATTGAAGCTTCTACGGTATATTCCAATCTAGATTAA